One window from the genome of Natronomonas pharaonis DSM 2160 encodes:
- a CDS encoding PDDEXK family nuclease, with translation MDHVWISSGSTTIEAMVNPIAAACVGDGIDEQFIPDTVYFLNNPGLGDSIDTASNLTRTILEQHGVAEPEIRIGTIDHETEFDAIVSHFRGAIEAAQDADAEIAVDVTPGRKFMSVIAFNAGTTFDVDHIFYFYLKSSKYYSRIYPDIPKPAAELYDFTEVLS, from the coding sequence ATGGACCACGTTTGGATCAGTTCAGGAAGTACGACCATCGAGGCAATGGTGAATCCGATTGCAGCCGCGTGTGTCGGCGATGGGATAGACGAGCAATTCATCCCGGATACAGTCTATTTTCTCAACAATCCTGGGTTGGGAGATTCGATCGACACAGCGAGCAATCTAACGCGAACGATTCTCGAACAACATGGCGTGGCCGAACCGGAGATCAGGATTGGAACTATCGATCACGAGACAGAGTTTGACGCAATCGTGAGTCACTTTCGAGGAGCCATCGAGGCAGCCCAAGATGCTGATGCGGAGATTGCCGTCGATGTTACGCCTGGTCGGAAATTCATGTCCGTGATCGCCTTCAACGCCGGTACAACATTTGACGTTGACCACATCTTCTACTTCTATCTCAAATCGAGCAAGTACTACAGTCGCATCTACCCAGACATCCCCAAACCGGCTGCCGAACTGTACGACTTCACAGAGGTGCTGTCATGA